Part of the Actinomycetota bacterium genome is shown below.
GACGGATCGCCGGTGAGGCGTTCGCCATCGCCACGACACCAGACGCTCGGGTCAAGAACACCGTCCGGCGTCTCGCTGCGGCGATGCGTGTACCGGTTCCGCCGGTGGCGGTGACCGAGGAGTGCGACGGCGGAGCTCGCGTCGTCGGTCTGCGACGCCCCCTGCTGTTGGTGGACCGGCGGTTGGTCGAGGGGCTCGATGACGAGGAACTCGAGGGGCTGCTGGCACACGAGCTGGCCCACGTGCGCCGGCGCGACAACCTCGTGTCAGTCCTGGTGGGTGCGGCCCGCGACCTGGCCTTCTTCGTCCCGGGCGGGCGCTGGGTGCTGCGACGCCTCCACGCCGAGCGTGAGCTCGCGGCGGATCAACTCGCCGTCGAGTTGACGGGTCGGCCAGGTGCGCTTGCCAGCGGGTTGCTCAAGGTGGTCGACCGGGGCGCGCCCGCTCCCGCGTGCGCGTCGTTCGCGCCGACCTCCCAGGTGACCACGGTCGAGCTCCGTGTGCGGCGGCTGATCGAACGCGAGGCCCCGGTGGGATGGGCGCGACGTTTGGCCGAGAACACGGCCGTCCTCGCCGCGCTGGGAGGCGCGGTGGTCGCCGCGATCGGCATCCCGGCCTCCATCGCTGGGAGCGCACCGGAGGGGCGCGACGCCCTAGCCGTCCTCTACACCCACGCGCGTCACGAGCCCGAGGTCGCTGCGGCGCCCGAGGCGACGGCCTTCCAGGTCTACCGTTCCAACGGTTTCCCCATGACTGAGCGCGGCGTCGGCAGAGACCGCTCGACACCCGATGACGGGCGGGACGTCAACCCCGCCGTGCTGCGAGCCGACGCC
Proteins encoded:
- a CDS encoding M56 family metallopeptidase, producing MLLSIPTESLAIRAVIASVVGLLLARCLLAAGLRMPRTRTIAVLVPTAALVTIAVMSWGEAALPSLMLPVEAVNGLPIPVGDGYLRVGPSGWPLLLAAWSIVATIGLVRRAWRIGRTRRIAGEAFAIATTPDARVKNTVRRLAAAMRVPVPPVAVTEECDGGARVVGLRRPLLLVDRRLVEGLDDEELEGLLAHELAHVRRRDNLVSVLVGAARDLAFFVPGGRWVLRRLHAERELAADQLAVELTGRPGALASGLLKVVDRGAPAPACASFAPTSQVTTVELRVRRLIEREAPVGWARRLAENTAVLAALGGAVVAAIGIPASIAGSAPEGRDALAVLYTHARHEPEVAAAPEATAFQVYRSNGFPMTERGVGRDRSTPDDGRDVNPAVLRADAASRVGYSPYRERGLGLRPRARVAMESDLAGRWRATPVVPAQDGGFGVYWLSRLPQPD